TCCTCCGAATACATCATTGATACTGTTGAATGATTACCATCAATATCATAAAAATCAGCATCATGCACCTGTTCCTTTTCATACGGGTCCTGCCACTCCCCCTCAAATGCCACTGCATTTACAAGATACATAATAGCATATGGCGGTATCTGATCCATGATATCTTTGATCATTCCATCCGTGCGCCGGTCGATCCAGCGATTGATATCCTTTGTCGTTTTTTTATCAAAAGCCGAGGCAAAGATATCTGCCTGATAAAATTCAGCGTTTAACTTCAGAAAATCATCTGCCGGTACAAAGTTCTCATCAGCATCTTTGTACCAGATAGAATTCGCTGTATATAAATGATTATTTTTTTCCTTTGGCATGGAACTTTGCAGACGCTGCAGCTCCCGATTGAGAAGATCAAGCGAGCAGTCTGCCGTACCGCAAAGTACACTCTCCATCTGTTCCAAAGTCTCGCCTGATGCTCCGTTTGCAGTCATGGCAAGCGCATTTATCACGGAATATGGTGATATCATTGTATTTTTTCCAGCTTCATAGCTATTTTGAAAAGCCTTTATTGCAAAATCAGCATAACTGTCCGCAAATATTTTGTCTGATTTTTCATCCGATGGCAGCATCTGAACATTATCTCCGGATTTTCCAGTATCTTCTTTCGTTACATTCAATTCCCTTGTCGATCCTGAAAGATGCATGCCTTCTACATTAGAACACGCAGCTGTCCCTGATAACAGAATACCAGCTGTTAAAAATAATGCTACTATCTTTTTTGCTCTTTTTTTCATCTTCTCTTCCTCCATTGTATCTGTTTCCTGTTGTTTCATTGCTCTTCTATAGAAAAAGACGCAAATGGGTAACTGCCCGTTGCGTCTTTTTCCAATTTTTTCCAGCATAGAATTTGCCTTACTATATTTTCCAGTCCCCATGTAACACATCGCTGTAAAACAATCTAATTCGTCATTTTCTACTGAAATCTTCTTCCTGATCTTTTCCAGCTCTTTCGGTCTCAACATCATTCGCGATAAGTATATCATATTTCACCAGTCGTTTCCCACATAACCGTAAAAAAGTAAAAAACCATATGATACATTTTCTATATGTATCACATGGCTTTACTTATTACTTTACTTATTGCTTTTCAACTGAAATAATTGTTCCCGAAAATGCATCCACTTCTGAAAGTTCCCCGGTATATGTTACTTTTACTTTATCTCCAACAGAAACATTTTCCAATCCCTGTGGTTTTGCATCAAAACTTAATTCATAGGAAGCACCACTATCATCTGTCACAATAAACATAAAATCTTTGATCTCGTCCACCGTTCCATTCAGTGTTTTCTCTTCGCCTGTTACCGCTTCAGCTGTATTTTCCGGTACAGCTTCAGTCTGTAACTCTGTTTCAGCGTTACCCTCTGCACCAGCCTGCTGTTCTTTCTGCATATTATCCTCTGCCTGTACTTCCTGCTGCACTTCATTTCCGGCATCAGCACGATTCGTGCTTCCACATGCTGTAAATATGGACATACACATTACCGTTGCTAATACATAAATTGTTTTTTTTCTCATTCTGAATATCCTCCTGCGTGTTTTTATTACTTATCATTTGTAAGTTTCATTTATTTAGATAAAATAATAACAAAAAAAGTTTCATTAAAAAAAAATTTTTATTCCCGTTTCCTCATTATTTTTATGAACATGAATTATTCGGCAAATGGATAAAATGCTTTTTCCGGCAGATGTGCGTCAGGAAATGCATATTAAGATAAAAGAAACAGAAACGGAGAACATCTATGAACAGTATCGGGGAACGTATTGTATTTTTACGTGAAGAACGCGACATGAGCCAGAAACATCTTGCTTACACGATCGGTATCGCTCCGACTACCCTATCCCGATATGAAAACAACCTTTATGAACCAAAGGCTGAAATTTTAAACCGGCTCGCAAAAGCCCTTGATACCACTTCTGACTTTCTGATCGGACTTACCGATATTTACGAGAAACCAGCAGATGCCAGAAAGCGCAAATCAGAACTCACTGCCGATGAACAGCGTCTCTTAAGTTATTACCGTAAATTAACCGACCTGAATCAGGCTCGTTTAAAGGAACGCGCCGAGACGCTGCTTGATCTGCAGGAGAAAAAATGATTTTTATTTTCCACAGCACTTTTTATATTTTTTCCCACTTCCACATGGGCACGGATCATTCCGGCCTATTTTCTTACCTTCCCGCTGATATGGCATATCCATTTCAATACCGGCAAACGGATCCCATTCTTCTACCCGATTCATATAATAATCACTGATTCCTGCTACCTGTTCTCCGACCATATCGATCAGTGCTTCTACGCTCTCGTCCTCTGTCCGGTCCGCAATTGCAGCAAACATGGTGTTTGCTTTATTATATTTTCCAGTACCCATATAGGACAAAGCCGTAAGACAATCTAATTCAGCATTTTCTACGGAAAGTCCCTTCCGGATCCTTTCTAATGCTTTTGGTCTGTCCGACTCTCTGTTTTCATAAAAAGCCCTGTATATTTCTTCCTGTATTTTTACAGGCATATCTTTTAATGATGTGTCCTGTGTGATCTCCTCTCGTTCTATATCTGCCGCAAAAACGTCTGTTTCAAATGCATTTTTCCCGGTGATTTTCTCATACTCCATCCTGGAATATCCATGAAGCATTGGGAGTCCAAGTGTCATGATACCTTCAAGTACAACCTGCCAGATATTCATCCGGTCGTATAAAAGAACTGTTTTTCCAGCCTGTTCCTCATGCAGTAAGATTGTATCAAATATTTCATCTGCACTGCATCCACTGACTGTTTCATTAAAAATCAGTTCTATCATATCCGAAACATCATCCTGTGACATATCCAGTGTTTCATCAAGCTCCTGTGCCAAAATCTGCCAGCATTGTCCAAGATCAGCAATATTCGTGGAGACAGAAAGAACTTCTTTTTGTGAAAACTTCTTATAAGGAAGATCTGTGGCAAACTTTTCCAGTCCCTCAATAATGCGTTCATTATCTACATTTATAAGTGCCGCATAACTTTTCCCGGTATCACTTCTTCGTAAAGTCTGAAACTGCTTTCCAAAACTGCCATACCAGTACACATACCGAAGGAAATCCCTCTCTGAAAGGTTCATATTCCATACATTTTCAAAAATTTCATGAAAATCCTTGAGTTCTAACAATATATACGTAAGCAGAAGTTTCATTATTTTTCCGGTAATATCATCAATCTCTTTCCGATACCTTTTCCGGTCTAATGACGTTATCAAAGCAAACCTTTCTTTGAAATCAATAGCAGGAAACACATATGCTGCCTCTGTTTTTGGCGGAACCTGCACATGTAAAAGTCCCAATACGATACCTTTCATAATTGTATCATAGTCTGCTGTGTATTTTTTATTTTCCACAAACCCGCTTATTTTCTCAAATTCCCGTATATTATTTTCTGTCAGAATATAAAGATAATACTCCGGGTGCTTTGTCAGTTCTTCATTGATGGCATCCGCTAATATACCCGGATCTTCCTTTTCATAATCATATGAAAGCTGGAGATACTTGCTGTAATCCCTTGTTTGCTGCTCACTCAGCCTGTGCATTAATTCCTTACATGTCCGATGAGGCGGCATTTTACAGATATTTCCTTTCGCCTCTTTATTGCAGAATTCTTTCCATGCAGTTACTTCTTTTCGTATGACGGACTGTTTTTTCGCGGCATCGTCCAGATTTTTCAAAAATTTTTCTGCCTGCTCCCTGAAATATTCATAAAATTCTTTTTTGTTCTCTTTAAAGGCTTCGATACCTTTCATCATCTGCTCATAATCGTCCGGCATATCTGTTTCCTTAAAATGCATTTTTTCAAGATTATGATTAACTGCTTCCATATCGTATTTTTCCGGCTGCATATCTTCATCCCAGTCACCACAGAAATCTTCAATAAAATTGTCTCCTTTTACCTTCAAAATTGCGGCATGATCTGCTGTATATTCCGGCATCTTTTTTTCAAATATCACCTTGTGCTGCCAGTCATCGCCAAAATCATAGGTATAACGAACCCATTTTTCATGCTCTAAAACCGGTCCCACCGGTGTTTTTTTCTCGATCATGAACATACTTTTCACTGCATCTTTTTTACTTTTTACAATTTCAAAACTATTTCCGGGGCTTTCGAAAATATGCAGATGCATATCCTCCCACCCGAAAATCTCCTGAATCACACAATGCAGATCTGCAAAAGACATTTTTTCAGGTACTACAACTCTCCGCCATACCGGTGGGTGAGTATCCATGATCATGATTTTTAAAACAATGCCTGACATTTTTTGATACCTTCGCTTTCGTTTGCTATTTTATATCTGTGACAATTATAACATTTGACATGCATGTTTTGGAGTTTTTTGCTTAATCCCACATATTTTTCCAAACATTTCCTTTTCGTATTTTATTAGACTTTTTTTCGTTCGTCAAATATTTCCCCGCTCACTCCATCAAAATCTCCTCCACCGTCACAAACGTATACCCCTCTTTTTTCAGTTCATCAACAATCGCAAATGCCGCTTTCACCGAGGATTCTGACGCATCATGCAGCAGAATGATATCATTCTCCTCTACCTTATCGATCACTCTTTTGGCGATCACTCCGGAATTGTCTGTCGCCCAGTCTTTCGGATCAACGTCCCACAGTACCTCAATCATTTTTGTCTCATAATCCAGATTACATTTCCAGCAGCCATACGGAGGTCTTATGTACTCCGGATATTTTCCGGTGATATCATGGATGGCGGCATTTGTCTTATCCACCTGCTCGATCGCCGCTGCATCGGAAAGATTGCTTAAATTGACATGCTCGTAAGAATGCGTGCCGATCAAGTGCCCGGAATCAGAAATATCTTTGACGATATCAGGATATTTTTCAACCTCTTTTCCCAGCAAAAAAAACGTGGCATTGACACCACGTTCTTTTAACCCCGAAAGAAGTTCTTCTGTATAATCCGGATTTGGTCCATCATCTGCTGATGTCAAGTAAGGACCAAATTTTTTTGAAGAAATTTTGATTTTGGGGTTGACAAACTACAACATGAGCATTTCATAAATCATTGTTTGTATATAATACTTTTTATTTAAAATGCCTAGCTGCTTCATGCTAAAATTATAGTTTGTTTTACACCTTGCCTCTGTTACTAATTCATCACAATTTACTATACATTTCAATAATTCTATTTCTGATGTATGTAGAAGAACACTGCTTTTTTCTCTCAATATAAACTACAGCCACTCCCATTTTTTTTAATTCCCTTTCCGCATCTATATATACACTTTCCATACGATGATCTTCTCCTGCAATCATAACATCAAAACCATACTTGTAATAGGCTGCTATTTTATCTAAATCATTTTCAGGAACCACTTCATCAACATAGCGTATTGCTTTTACAATTTCCACTCTCTGTTCATAGCTCAAAATAGACGTTCTATTTTTTCTTCTAATCATAAAATCATCCGTTCCACCCCCCACAATTAAATACTCACACAAATCTTTAGCTTTTTATAAACGTCTATGTTAATGGTATCAGCAACAAACCTTTGATATGTATAGTTTGTAAAGTCTAATACATAGCCCCTCTCCATGTCAAACAGTCTCTCAAAGTAATCTTTCTCGATATATGTCATCTGCGCCATAGATTAATACCTCCATCGTCAAGAAAATATAAATATATTATACAATATTTTCCTACTATTGACATCTAAAATATTAACTATGGCATTTTTAGATGAAAAAAGAAGAAGCCCTTTTGTCACTTTAGACTTCTTCTTTTTAATCTTACAATAGTTCTTCAAATTCCTCCCGATACTTCCAGACAATCTCTATCCGCTTATCTTCATATACTATGACTTTCTCCACCATCTCCCTCATAAACTCTTCTGTCAATGTTTCGCTCGTTCCAGACCTTTTCACAAGATCTGCAACACATCGATAGTTTTTTTTCCTTTCCTCCTGCATATCAATCTGTTCAGAGACTTTCTCTATTTCTCTCCGTACTACTTCCTCCTGCCTGCTTAACTGTTCCTTTTCTTTTAAGAATACATCCTGCTTTACCATACCAGAACGGAACCGTTCGTACAGCTTGATTTTTTCAGCAGGAAAACGCTCTAAGCTCTGTTTCAGTCTATTTTCCTGCTGTTTCAACTTCTCCTGCTGCTTCTCAAAGAGCTCGGAAACAGGGATTGTCGCAAACAATCTACAATGTTTCTGCCAAATAGTCCTTATCGTCTGCTCAATCTGTTCTTTTTCCATACGAATCTCATTGCACTTTGCATTGTCCAGCAAATTTCTGCGTTTACACAGATAATAAGGTATCTTTGTTTTCCGCAGTTCTAACCGATTTCCACAGCATCCGCAAAAGACAATTCCTCGGCGGACAGCAGAACGGTCATAAACCGCTATTTTCCCTTTTCTGATACTGTCATTCGCCTTTTTGAAAAGTTCCCGACTGACAATCGCCTCGTGATGATCCGGTATCACAAGCCATTTTTCTTCCGGCTGTCTTACCTTCTGTTTACAGCCAATTTGGGTACGGACCGCCTTTCGATACACCATATCTCCCTGATATACCCGGTTATGGATAATAGAATGTATCTTGTTACGATTCCATATATCTGCTTTATAATGCCGGTTAAGCTGCTCTCCCTTTGCCTGCTTATAAGTCAGCCTGGTCGGCACTCCCTCTGCATTTAGTTCGATTGCCAAAGTTTTTGCATCTTTTCCATCTGCCAACTCCTGAAAAATACGCCGTATAGTAACTGCTGCCCCCTCGTCAACTTCCATTCTTTTACCATCTGATGACTTTTGGTAGCCATACACCATGCATCCTGCGTAATATTCACCCCTTTTCATGCAGGTTGTAACTCCGCTTTTTACCTTTTCAGACAAATCTCTGCTATACATCTCATAGATAAAATTCTTAAAAGCGACATCCATTCCACCCGTCTGTCCGAAAAAATTTTTACTGTCAAACCCATCATTGATGCTGATAAAACGAACACCCAAAAACGGGAAAATCTGTTCCAAATAATCTCCAACTTCCAGATAATTTCGTCCAAAACGTGACAAATCCTTTACGATAATGCAATCTATTTCTCCCTGCCTGCATGACCGGAGCAGCTCCTTTATCGCCGGTCTGTCAAAATTAGTGCCGGAATATCCGTCATCCACAAATTCCTTGATTTCTGCTCCCTGAAATTCTTCTCCTTGCTCTATAAAGGTATCTATGAAATTTCTCTGGTTACTGATACTTACACTCTCTGCCTTTTCTTCAGAATTGCATAAATCTAAATCTTCCATGGAAAGCCGGATATATTTTGCAACCATATATTTCTTCATCCTTGCTCCCGTCTGTCCGCTACAGCGGACACTCAAATCAGAGAGATTAAAATTCTCTTTCAATTTGCTCCCTCCTGCTCCATATCAGCTCTCTTTTCCAGTAAAATCCGATATTCATCCTCGAATCGAAATATAATATGAATACGCCCTTTTTCAAATACTTCTATTCGTTCTATTAGGGCATCCACCATATCTTTTGTAACCACCATCTGCCCGAAATACTGTTCTGCGGCGTGAGATAGTTCCAGATCCTCTCCATAAGTCTCCTGCATTTTATTCAAAAGCAGTTCTTTCTCTTTACGAGCCACCTCAAGTTCTGCAAGTGCAGCTTGATATTTATTTTTCAACATGAAATATTCCTGAACCGTAAGTAATTTATCTTTATAGTCAAGATAGGTGCTGCTTAATTTCTGCTGATACTGTGCCTCTTTTTGTCTTAAGTCTCTTGTCTCACTTTCAAGCACCATTCGCCTCTTTCCGATTTCAGCACTGTCATTTCTTGACCGAATTTCTTCTCTGCCTTCTAAGAATATTTTCAGATGTATCTGAACCGCTTCTAATACTGCTTTTTCCAGTTTTCTTGCACTGATATGCTTTTTAACACATCCCATTGCTCCATTTTCTCTGTAATTGGGGCAATAGTAGCTCATAGAATTGTAATTACCAACAGCACCTCCCATCGTGATACCACAATCCCCACAAAATATTTTGCCTTTAAACAAATTGTCACGTTTCGGATTTTCTTTTGCTTTTTCCAGATTATCTTTATACTCCTGCGCTTTCTTTTCATTAACCGCTTGTACTGCTTCAAAGAGTTCTTTGGATACAATAGGCTCATGGGTTCCCGGAACAATCACCCATTCCGACCTTGGAACATAATGTCTCTTTTCTCCCTTGTGCATAGCTGAATGTGTCTTGCCTCTTACCATGTTTCCCAAGTACACTTCATCACGAAGCATATCCTCTATGGCATAGATTTTCCAAAGAACATTACTCCCCTTCTCGTTCCTTACAATCCCTTTTTCATAGCGGTATGCACTGGGTGACTTTATTCCTTTTTCGTTCAAAATCTTTACAATACTGCAATATCCATAGCCCTCAGATCTCAGTCTAAAGATATAACGCACCACCTCGGCGGCTTCCTCATCCACTTCATATTTACCCTTAACTGTACTTGATTTCTTATAACCGTATGGAGCAACTCCACCGCCATATCTTCCTTCTCTTTTCTGAATTTCTATAGCAGAGCCTACTTTTCTGGAAATGTCCTTTGCATACACCTCATTGATAATATTTTTCAGCGGAATTTCTATCCCATTCGCTACTCCCCTGCCATCTTCAGAAGAAATTACGGCAAAAGTATCAAAGTGGTCTGTAACAGAAATGAACCGAATGTTTAAGAAAGGGAATATTTTTTCCAAATAATTTCCTGCTACTAAGTAACTACGTCCAAAACGAGAAAGATCTTTTACGATAATGCAGTTAATCTTACCTCGTTTCGCATCTTCCATCATTTTCTGAAAAGCAGGGCGTTCAAAATTTGTTCCACTAAATCCATTGTCGATATAAATATCAACCACTTTCATATCCGGCTTATCTTTTAC
The Roseburia rectibacter DNA segment above includes these coding regions:
- a CDS encoding serpin family protein; translation: MKKRAKKIVALFLTAGILLSGTAACSNVEGMHLSGSTRELNVTKEDTGKSGDNVQMLPSDEKSDKIFADSYADFAIKAFQNSYEAGKNTMISPYSVINALAMTANGASGETLEQMESVLCGTADCSLDLLNRELQRLQSSMPKEKNNHLYTANSIWYKDADENFVPADDFLKLNAEFYQADIFASAFDKKTTKDINRWIDRRTDGMIKDIMDQIPPYAIMYLVNAVAFEGEWQDPYEKEQVHDADFYDIDGNHSTVSMMYSEEYSFLKEEHAVGFIKPYKEGFDFVALLPDENMDIRDYISQMNGETFLKTIAQANDTIVETGMPKFKAETQKELAEVLDRMGMHDAFDEKLADFSQMGNCKNGDNLYISRVLHRTKIEVNELGTKAGAATVVEVETMGCLEAVENVVLDRPFVYAIIDRENGIPVFIGAADAL
- a CDS encoding helix-turn-helix domain-containing protein — its product is MNSIGERIVFLREERDMSQKHLAYTIGIAPTTLSRYENNLYEPKAEILNRLAKALDTTSDFLIGLTDIYEKPADARKRKSELTADEQRLLSYYRKLTDLNQARLKERAETLLDLQEKK
- a CDS encoding plasmid pRiA4b ORF-3 family protein, whose amino-acid sequence is MSGIVLKIMIMDTHPPVWRRVVVPEKMSFADLHCVIQEIFGWEDMHLHIFESPGNSFEIVKSKKDAVKSMFMIEKKTPVGPVLEHEKWVRYTYDFGDDWQHKVIFEKKMPEYTADHAAILKVKGDNFIEDFCGDWDEDMQPEKYDMEAVNHNLEKMHFKETDMPDDYEQMMKGIEAFKENKKEFYEYFREQAEKFLKNLDDAAKKQSVIRKEVTAWKEFCNKEAKGNICKMPPHRTCKELMHRLSEQQTRDYSKYLQLSYDYEKEDPGILADAINEELTKHPEYYLYILTENNIREFEKISGFVENKKYTADYDTIMKGIVLGLLHVQVPPKTEAAYVFPAIDFKERFALITSLDRKRYRKEIDDITGKIMKLLLTYILLELKDFHEIFENVWNMNLSERDFLRYVYWYGSFGKQFQTLRRSDTGKSYAALINVDNERIIEGLEKFATDLPYKKFSQKEVLSVSTNIADLGQCWQILAQELDETLDMSQDDVSDMIELIFNETVSGCSADEIFDTILLHEEQAGKTVLLYDRMNIWQVVLEGIMTLGLPMLHGYSRMEYEKITGKNAFETDVFAADIEREEITQDTSLKDMPVKIQEEIYRAFYENRESDRPKALERIRKGLSVENAELDCLTALSYMGTGKYNKANTMFAAIADRTEDESVEALIDMVGEQVAGISDYYMNRVEEWDPFAGIEMDMPYQREGKKIGRNDPCPCGSGKKYKKCCGK
- a CDS encoding polysaccharide deacetylase family protein — encoded protein: MTSADDGPNPDYTEELLSGLKERGVNATFFLLGKEVEKYPDIVKDISDSGHLIGTHSYEHVNLSNLSDAAAIEQVDKTNAAIHDITGKYPEYIRPPYGCWKCNLDYETKMIEVLWDVDPKDWATDNSGVIAKRVIDKVEENDIILLHDASESSVKAAFAIVDELKKEGYTFVTVEEILME
- a CDS encoding nucleotidyl transferase family protein, producing MIRRKNRTSILSYEQRVEIVKAIRYVDEVVPENDLDKIAAYYKYGFDVMIAGEDHRMESVYIDAERELKKMGVAVVYIERKKQCSSTYIRNRIIEMYSKL
- a CDS encoding recombinase family protein gives rise to the protein MKENFNLSDLSVRCSGQTGARMKKYMVAKYIRLSMEDLDLCNSEEKAESVSISNQRNFIDTFIEQGEEFQGAEIKEFVDDGYSGTNFDRPAIKELLRSCRQGEIDCIIVKDLSRFGRNYLEVGDYLEQIFPFLGVRFISINDGFDSKNFFGQTGGMDVAFKNFIYEMYSRDLSEKVKSGVTTCMKRGEYYAGCMVYGYQKSSDGKRMEVDEGAAVTIRRIFQELADGKDAKTLAIELNAEGVPTRLTYKQAKGEQLNRHYKADIWNRNKIHSIIHNRVYQGDMVYRKAVRTQIGCKQKVRQPEEKWLVIPDHHEAIVSRELFKKANDSIRKGKIAVYDRSAVRRGIVFCGCCGNRLELRKTKIPYYLCKRRNLLDNAKCNEIRMEKEQIEQTIRTIWQKHCRLFATIPVSELFEKQQEKLKQQENRLKQSLERFPAEKIKLYERFRSGMVKQDVFLKEKEQLSRQEEVVRREIEKVSEQIDMQEERKKNYRCVADLVKRSGTSETLTEEFMREMVEKVIVYEDKRIEIVWKYREEFEELL
- a CDS encoding recombinase family protein is translated as MARKVRNHPVPRDKMSENKLSEQTPKVKTHDFSVALYIRLSKEDSGKNNQNTVENQKALLEDFVKDKPDMKVVDIYIDNGFSGTNFERPAFQKMMEDAKRGKINCIIVKDLSRFGRSYLVAGNYLEKIFPFLNIRFISVTDHFDTFAVISSEDGRGVANGIEIPLKNIINEVYAKDISRKVGSAIEIQKREGRYGGGVAPYGYKKSSTVKGKYEVDEEAAEVVRYIFRLRSEGYGYCSIVKILNEKGIKSPSAYRYEKGIVRNEKGSNVLWKIYAIEDMLRDEVYLGNMVRGKTHSAMHKGEKRHYVPRSEWVIVPGTHEPIVSKELFEAVQAVNEKKAQEYKDNLEKAKENPKRDNLFKGKIFCGDCGITMGGAVGNYNSMSYYCPNYRENGAMGCVKKHISARKLEKAVLEAVQIHLKIFLEGREEIRSRNDSAEIGKRRMVLESETRDLRQKEAQYQQKLSSTYLDYKDKLLTVQEYFMLKNKYQAALAELEVARKEKELLLNKMQETYGEDLELSHAAEQYFGQMVVTKDMVDALIERIEVFEKGRIHIIFRFEDEYRILLEKRADMEQEGAN